A single window of Oncorhynchus clarkii lewisi isolate Uvic-CL-2024 chromosome 10, UVic_Ocla_1.0, whole genome shotgun sequence DNA harbors:
- the LOC139419081 gene encoding zinc finger protein 708-like isoform X2 yields MESVQEDGFRNFPVVGQILNEQEANGLWLEGHLTVEHEGPPSLVPEEEQPLQIFGQMTDKGVETCSAPLLIKQEETDDVTESQGYSGWMPETHKANQNIIGKSDEEERSQASRGSKELGLDDFKKEQSLLLVSIVDAAAPTKRKKYNIRYTCKICGKTGTKKGRMTSHLITHKGTSSCDICGDKFKHQNGLTKHKLLKHSVKTYSCFVCGKMFLYSKIRDYHERIHVGEDYWCADCGKTFKERQDRDMHECIVCKGDRPYSCSECNKDFERQYHLKQHQLEKHPLMVEQTVEPEPESKDIEDQQSPFESAESPEAPIRNEPIQYTCEICGKTWATQNSMRSHMFIHRKIQRKHYTCDVCGKVFRLKSPFTKHQLRHKVDLPFNRDFKSQYQLKKHQLEKHPLKVEQPCSDLVWTAT; encoded by the exons ATGGAGAGCGTTCAAGAAGACG GTTTCAGAAACTTCCCAGTCGTGGGGCAAATCCTCAATGAACAAGAGGCCAATGGTCTTTGGCTAGAAGGTCACCTTACTGTTGAACACGAAGGTCCACCGTCACTGGTACCAGAGGAAGAACAGCCATTGCAGATTTTTGGTCAGATGACAGACAAG GGAGTGGAGACATGTTCAGCACCGCTGCTCATTAAACAGGAGGAAACGGATGATGTCACGGAGTCTCAAG GTTACAGCGGGTGGATGCCAGAGACTCACAAGGCCAACCAGAATATCATAGGAAAAagtgatgaggaagagagaaGTCAAGCCTCTAGGGGATCCAAAGAACTTGGACTCGACGACTTTAAGAAAGAACAGAGTCTGTTGCTGGTGTCAATTGTGGATGCTGCAGCACCTACAAAGAGGAAGAAATATAACATAAGATACACCTGTAAAATATGTGGAAAGACGGGGACCAAGAAAGGCAGAATGACAAGTCACTTGATAACACACAAAGGGACTTCTAGTTGTGATATTTGTGGTGACAAATTCAAGCATCAGAATGGCTTGACAAAGCACAAGCTACTCAAACACAGTGTGAAAACCTACAGTTGCTTTGTGTGCGGAAAGATGTTTTTATATTCTAAAATACGTGACTACCATGAGCGCATACACGTTGGAGAAGACTACTGGTGCGCGGACTGTGGCAAGACGTTCAAGGAGCGCCAGGATCGCGACATGCACGAGTGCATTGTTTGCAAGGGAGACCGGCCCTACAGCTGCTCCGAGTGCAACAAGGACTTTGAAAGGCAGTACCATCTCAAACAACACCAGCTGGAAAAACACCCTCTAATGGTGGAGCAGACTGTCGAACCAGAACCTGAGTCCAAGGACATTGAGGACCAACAGAGTCCGTTTGAGTCAGCTGAGAGTCCTGAGGCACCCATAAGGAATGAACCGATACAATACACTTGTGAAATATGTGGAAAAACTTGGGCGACTCAAAATAGCATGCGCTCTCACATGTTTATACATAGAAAAATACAAAGGAAACACTATACCTGCGACGTCTGTGGCAAGGTATTTAGGCTCAAATCACCTTTCACCAAACATCAGCTCAGACACAAGGTAGACCTGCCCTTCAACAGGGACTTTAAAAGTCAGTACCAGCTTAAAAAACACCAGCTTGAAAAGCACCCTCTAAAGGTGGAGCAGCCGTGTTCTGATCTTGTATGGACAGCGACCTGA
- the LOC139419081 gene encoding zinc finger protein 708-like isoform X1 produces the protein MSFELTFRSRVAFIMETLTATAVQDICQFMEETYAALRVEMLQEQNRSSRTKLQAMENSKVKEKPANSMESVQEDGFRNFPVVGQILNEQEANGLWLEGHLTVEHEGPPSLVPEEEQPLQIFGQMTDKGVETCSAPLLIKQEETDDVTESQGYSGWMPETHKANQNIIGKSDEEERSQASRGSKELGLDDFKKEQSLLLVSIVDAAAPTKRKKYNIRYTCKICGKTGTKKGRMTSHLITHKGTSSCDICGDKFKHQNGLTKHKLLKHSVKTYSCFVCGKMFLYSKIRDYHERIHVGEDYWCADCGKTFKERQDRDMHECIVCKGDRPYSCSECNKDFERQYHLKQHQLEKHPLMVEQTVEPEPESKDIEDQQSPFESAESPEAPIRNEPIQYTCEICGKTWATQNSMRSHMFIHRKIQRKHYTCDVCGKVFRLKSPFTKHQLRHKVDLPFNRDFKSQYQLKKHQLEKHPLKVEQPCSDLVWTAT, from the exons ATGTCTTTCGAACTTACCTTTCGTTCTCGTGTTGCCTTCATTATGGAAACCTTGACAGCAACAGCCGTGCAAGACATTTGTCAATTTATGGAAGAAACGTATGCTGCTCTTCGAGTGGAAATGTTGCAAGAACAAAACCGAAGTTCGAGGACAAAATTGCAGGCGATGGAGAATAGCAAGGTGAAGGAAAAGCCTGCGAACAGTATGGAGAGCGTTCAAGAAGACG GTTTCAGAAACTTCCCAGTCGTGGGGCAAATCCTCAATGAACAAGAGGCCAATGGTCTTTGGCTAGAAGGTCACCTTACTGTTGAACACGAAGGTCCACCGTCACTGGTACCAGAGGAAGAACAGCCATTGCAGATTTTTGGTCAGATGACAGACAAG GGAGTGGAGACATGTTCAGCACCGCTGCTCATTAAACAGGAGGAAACGGATGATGTCACGGAGTCTCAAG GTTACAGCGGGTGGATGCCAGAGACTCACAAGGCCAACCAGAATATCATAGGAAAAagtgatgaggaagagagaaGTCAAGCCTCTAGGGGATCCAAAGAACTTGGACTCGACGACTTTAAGAAAGAACAGAGTCTGTTGCTGGTGTCAATTGTGGATGCTGCAGCACCTACAAAGAGGAAGAAATATAACATAAGATACACCTGTAAAATATGTGGAAAGACGGGGACCAAGAAAGGCAGAATGACAAGTCACTTGATAACACACAAAGGGACTTCTAGTTGTGATATTTGTGGTGACAAATTCAAGCATCAGAATGGCTTGACAAAGCACAAGCTACTCAAACACAGTGTGAAAACCTACAGTTGCTTTGTGTGCGGAAAGATGTTTTTATATTCTAAAATACGTGACTACCATGAGCGCATACACGTTGGAGAAGACTACTGGTGCGCGGACTGTGGCAAGACGTTCAAGGAGCGCCAGGATCGCGACATGCACGAGTGCATTGTTTGCAAGGGAGACCGGCCCTACAGCTGCTCCGAGTGCAACAAGGACTTTGAAAGGCAGTACCATCTCAAACAACACCAGCTGGAAAAACACCCTCTAATGGTGGAGCAGACTGTCGAACCAGAACCTGAGTCCAAGGACATTGAGGACCAACAGAGTCCGTTTGAGTCAGCTGAGAGTCCTGAGGCACCCATAAGGAATGAACCGATACAATACACTTGTGAAATATGTGGAAAAACTTGGGCGACTCAAAATAGCATGCGCTCTCACATGTTTATACATAGAAAAATACAAAGGAAACACTATACCTGCGACGTCTGTGGCAAGGTATTTAGGCTCAAATCACCTTTCACCAAACATCAGCTCAGACACAAGGTAGACCTGCCCTTCAACAGGGACTTTAAAAGTCAGTACCAGCTTAAAAAACACCAGCTTGAAAAGCACCCTCTAAAGGTGGAGCAGCCGTGTTCTGATCTTGTATGGACAGCGACCTGA
- the LOC139419079 gene encoding uncharacterized protein, whose amino-acid sequence MSNSVPFHSQLASIMEVLANAAVAEICQLVDDGYAVLRLEISRTQSENQALKNKLHLVEVRSRERSVKRNIVPPLSSCFGAQGTDQVEEKQSPSVRRNGGSVVLGDRSTRTVSEENLDTTEHPEVVVVKEEKLEEELRDCGSKHIQQPRRLISVSRSLVAVNDQILNAETSPVEVAEEKRDGDNQRLQQTANGHSTASQHTHSSDCVTYQRESHTAAGLSRIEDGRDMLDPSCSYLVETDSTKPLDAQPPLTPSGVTTLCDSMASSASLGWKQEAGGVDTLKMEAGMPSWTKGRDIGMGLAAQCGVDIPGKNREGIQLGNSTNVCPQSNVNLRESESSEGRRSSESDVKGFDTSLDYFFSPSEMAGIQTHHRGDGAGGEELTSCPYPGDDGFVSPSNSTQGGLLFSNRLVNCQECGRLFSNSLDLALHQRIHMGEKLFSCTQCDKQFLHLHQLKTHQRIHTREKPFSCSQCGKRFSQSSHIKRHMSVHTGEKRFGCSVCGKRFSQSCSLKVHQSVHTGERPFSCTQCGKSFSVLGNLMRHQSVHSRTQD is encoded by the exons ATGTCGAATTCTGTACCTTTTCACTCTCAGCTCGCCTCCATCATGGAGGTATTGGCTAACGCGGCAGTGGCAGAAATCTGCCAACTTGTAGACGATGGCTATGCCGTGTTGCGCCTTGAAATATCGAGAACTCAGAGCGAAAACCAGGCTTTGAAGAACAAACTACACCTGGTGGAGGTTCGTTCTAGGGAACGATCTGTCAAAAGAAACATCGTACCCCCATTGTCGAGCTGTTTTGGTGCGCAAGGAACAG ATCAAGTCGAAGAGAAGCAGTCCCCCAGTGTAAGGAGAAATGGAGGATCCGTGGTGTTGGGGGACAGGAGCACTAGGACTGTCAGTGAAGAG AACCTTGACACGACTGAGCATCCTGAGGTAGTGGTTGTAAAAGAAGAGAAATTGGAAGAGGAGCTGAGAGACTGTGGCTCAAAGCACATCCAGCAACCCAGGAGACTGA TTAGTGTGTCTCGGTCTCTTGTTGCTGTGAACGATCAAATCCTGAATGCAGAAACTTCACCTGTGGAAGTAGCTGAGGAGAAGCGGGATGGCGACAACCAGAGGCTCCAACAGACCGCGAACGGGCACAGCACGGCaagccagcacacacacagctcGGACTGTGTGACatatcagagagagagtcatacagCAGCTGGCCTCTCTCGCATAGAGGATGGTAGAGACATGCTTGATCCATCTTGTTCTTATTTGGTGGAAACGGACTCTACTAAGCCACTTGATGCCCAGCCGCCCTTGACTCCGAGTGGGGTCACAACCTTGTGTGACAGTATGGCTTCCTCTGCCTCACTGGGCTGGAAGCAGGAGGCCGGAGGAGTTGACACTCTTAAAATGGAGGCAGGAATGCCCTCCTGGACAAAAGGGAGGGATATTGGAATGGGCCTGGCTGCTCAGTGTGGAGTTGACATCCCTGGGAAAAACAGGGAGGGTATTCAGCTGGGGAACAGCACAAACGTCTGTCCTCAGAGCAACGTTAACTTAAGGGAGAGCGAGTCATCGGAAGGGCGCAGGTCCAGCGAATCGGATGTAAAAGGATTCGATACCTCCTTAGACTATTTTTTCTCTCCGTCGGAAATGGCCGGGATACAGACTCACCACCGAGGAGACGGCGCTGGAGGCGAGGAGCTGACCTCTTGTCCGTATCCCGGCGACGATGGTTTCGTCAGCCCTTCAAACTCGACACAAGGGGGCCTCCTCTTCTCAAACAGACTGGTCAACTGCCAGGAATGTGGACGGCTGTTCTCCAACTCGCTAGACCTCGCACTGCACCAAAGAATTCACATGGGGGAGAAACTCTTCAGCTGCACCCAGTGTGACAAGCAGTTCCTCCACCTGCACCAGCTCAAGAcccaccagagaatacacaccagGGAGAAACCCTTTAGCTGTTCCCAATGCGGGAAGCGCTTCTCCCAGTCCAGCCACATCAAGAGACACATGAGtgttcacacaggagaaaagcgGTTTGGCTGCAGCGTATGCGGCAAGAGGTTTTCACAGTCCTGTAGCCTCAAAGTGCACCAGAGCGTCCACACCGGAGAGAGACCGTTCAGCTGCACTCAGTGCGGGAAGAGTTTCTCTGTGCTCGGGAACCTAATGAGGCACCAGAGTGTCCACAGTAGAACGCAGGATTAA
- the LOC139419082 gene encoding uncharacterized protein, whose translation MATMADCVGYQLQIASIMEVLANSAVVEICKIVDDGYSSLRSQMEQERVQIEREREQTEKEKYVLRRKLREMDVKMRSYERRLRRRDLRNEMHAVNLRPHEVSVSSIAMPVSNDQARGPLATIEDHSQYHHMPQEDRTALSLIKQERVDSCGVDLKVEQNISSESRPTVPEPNDDDSERHNMADTHSSPTAATEDPTEPTRTSGSEGNLKSEMGTEGVNQRPQQPTGPDLSTEILNSPGLDLALMQERVLGHLGLSLAQAAAANAEAAGHPSCSYQTQADVESQSRQFPGSDMGVFAPFDMTAPPPPAPPANQRQPHGATTTNEPMGCNFCGRIFHSQASLEVHQRVHTGQRPFSCPHCGKSFAQPNNLRVHLLIHSGERRYRCSICGKSFISSSHLKRHRTVHTQEKPYICSRCGQSFTQLCSVRRHRQQSRCGEPPHAQNELSA comes from the exons ATGGCAACAATGGCGGACTGTGTTGGTTATCAATTGCAAATAGCTTCGATAATGGAGGTGCTAGCCAATTCGGCGGTGGTCGAGATCTGCAAAATTGTTGATGATGGTTATTCCTCTCTGCGTTCCCAAATGGAGCAGGAAAGAGTGcaaattgagagggagagagagcaaaccGAGAAAGAGAAATATGTGCTCCGACGAAAATTACGCGAAATGGACGTGAAGATGCGGAGCTATGAGCGAAGACTCAGAAGACGCGATCTACGGAATGAAATGCATGCAGTTAATTTGAGACCACATGAAG TTTCAGTGTCTTCAATTGCCATGCCAGTGAGTAATGACCAGGCCCGAGGCCCCCTGGCTACAATCGAGGACCATTCACAATACCACCACATGCCTCAG GAAGACAGAACTGCATTGTCCCTAATCAAGCAGGAAAGAGTGGACAGCTGTGGCGTGGACCTGAAGGTAGAACAGAACATCAGCTCAGAGAGTAGACCCACTG TTCCAGAACCCAACGACGATGACAGCGAGAGACATAACATGGCTGACACTCACAGCTCGCCCACTGCAGCCACAGAGGACCCCACTGAGCCCACTAGGACCAGTGGATCCGAAGGTAACCTCAAGTCAGAGATGGGGACAGAGGGTGTGAACCAGAGACCCCAGCAGCCAACAGGACCAGATCTCAGCACAGAGATACTGAATAGCCCCGGTTTGGATCTGGCTCTGATGCAGGAGAGGGTTCTGGGGCATCTGGGGCTTTCCTTGGCCCAGGCAGCAGCCGCAAACGCAGAGGCTGCCGGGCATCCATCTTGCTCCTACCAAACCCAGGCTGACGTAGAGAGCCAGTCCAGACAGTTCCCCGGCAGCGATATGGGCGTCTTCGCCCCCTTTGACATgacagctcctcctcctcccgcaCCGCCAGCGAATCAGAGGCAGCCGCATGGAGCCACGACGACGAACGAGCCAATGGGCTGTAACTTCTGCGGTCGCATCTTCCACAGCCAGGCGTCCCTAGAGgtgcaccagagggtccacacggGACAGCGGCCGTTCAGCTGCCCACACTGCGGCAAGTCATTCGCGCAGCCCAACAACCTCCGGGTGCACCTGCTAATCCACAGTGGCGAGAGGCGGTACCGTTGCTCGatctgtgggaagagtttcattTCGTCAAGTCACCTTAAGAGACACAGGACAGTTCACACCCAGGAGAAACCCTACATCTGCTCTCGGTGCGGCCAGTCCTTCACTCAACTCTGCAGCGTTCGGAGACACAGACAGCAGTCGCGGTGCGGAGAGCCGCCTCACGCTCAAAACGAACTTTCTGCTTGA